The nucleotide window CCTGGGTGTTGTATATGGCGCCGATGCCGTTGAGCCCGAAGAGCGCGGTGTAGGTCTTGTTCTCGTACTCGGTCATGTCCCTGACCGCGTCGGGCAGTTTCGCGACCCAGGGCTGGTCCGAGAGGTCGAGCAGATAGCCGGGTTTGGCCAGGACCTGAGTGGCCGCAGCGTTCCCGTTGCCGGGCCAGACCGACATCACGTCCGGTGCCGTGCCCGAGCTCAGCTGGGTTCGGATCTGCTGCTGGTACTGATCGGTGCCGGTGACGGTGTAGCGGACCTTGACGCCCGGGTTGGCCTTCTCGAACGCCTTGACGACGGCATCGATGGAGCCCTGGTCCTGCGACGCGAGCGTGAGGGTCTTGGATCCGCCCGAGCCTCCGCCTGAACCAGCGCTGGTGCCGCCGCTGCAGGCGGCAAGGAGGGCGGCGGCCGTCATCGTGGCGATCAGGGCCACAGGTGTGCGTGTGTTCATGATGTCTCCCTTGAGAAGAAGGCGAGGGTCGTCATCCCTTCAGCCCTCCCGCGAAGCCGCTGATGATGCTGCGCTGCAGCAGGAAGTAGACGACCAGGACGGGCAGGATGCTGATCACCAGTGCGGCGAAGATGAGATTCCAGTCGGTGACGTACTGACCGACGAAACCGGCGATCGCGACCGGCAAGGTCTGCTGGGCGCTGCCGCTGAGGTACAGCAGTGGGGTGAAGAAGTCGTTCCACACGGCGACGGCGTTGAGCACCAGGGCGGTGGCCGTGACGGGTTTGAGCATCGGCAGCACCACGTATCGGAAGCCCTGCAGTGGGGTGCATCCGTCGATCAGGGCGGCGTCCTCGAAGTCGCGGGGCAGCGCGCGCAGGAAGCCGACGTAGAGGAAGACGGTGAACGGCACCTGCAGGCCGGAGTAGAAGAGAACCAGTGCCCACGGGGCGCCGAGCAGGCCGAGGTCGCGCATGGTCTGGTACAGGGGCAGCGAGGCGAGTTGGAAGGGCAGCGCCAGGCCCAGGAGGACGAGCAGGTACGTTCCCCTCGCCCAGTGGGCCGTCACGCGGGCCAGCGGGTAGGCCGCGAGCGACGATACGGCCAGCACGATGACGACGCTGCACATCGTCACCAGAACGCTGTTTGCCAGCGCCCCGCCCAGCGCGCCCTGCTGCCAGGCCTGGGCGAAGTTGTCGAGGGTGGGTGAGGTGGTCGGGCTGATGGGAGAGGAGGTGTCGGCCGTCGGTCGCACAGCGAGGTTGACCAGGACGTACACAGGGAAGGCGACGAACAGAGCGCCGGCGATCATCGCCAGTTCGAGGGCGAGGGTGCGGCGGCGGTAGCGGTTCACGAAGTGGCCCTCTCGTTGCGGGACAGCATGAGGTACTGGCCGGTGGAGACGACCGCCACGATGATCGTCAGCACTACTGCGAGGGCGATGCTGTAGCCG belongs to Streptomyces graminofaciens and includes:
- a CDS encoding carbohydrate ABC transporter permease translates to MNRYRRRTLALELAMIAGALFVAFPVYVLVNLAVRPTADTSSPISPTTSPTLDNFAQAWQQGALGGALANSVLVTMCSVVIVLAVSSLAAYPLARVTAHWARGTYLLVLLGLALPFQLASLPLYQTMRDLGLLGAPWALVLFYSGLQVPFTVFLYVGFLRALPRDFEDAALIDGCTPLQGFRYVVLPMLKPVTATALVLNAVAVWNDFFTPLLYLSGSAQQTLPVAIAGFVGQYVTDWNLIFAALVISILPVLVVYFLLQRSIISGFAGGLKG